One stretch of Serinicoccus hydrothermalis DNA includes these proteins:
- the folE gene encoding GTP cyclohydrolase I FolE, with the protein MSTPGTPEAAAGVRPAPAGAGPDPDEGALGPHDAVGRAVDHARIEAAVREILLAVGEDPDRDGLLHTPARVARSYAEIFSGIDQDPSAVLGTTFDVDHDEMILVKDIELYSVCEHHLVPFHGSAHVAYIPGPDGRVVGLSKLARLVDVYARRPQVQERLTTQVADALVDHLAPRGVLVVVEAEHLCMSMRGVRRPGARTITSTVRGHLRNQATRAEAMSLITGR; encoded by the coding sequence ATGTCGACCCCGGGCACGCCTGAGGCCGCGGCGGGCGTGAGGCCCGCCCCGGCGGGCGCCGGTCCCGACCCGGACGAGGGCGCCCTCGGACCGCACGACGCGGTCGGCCGCGCCGTCGACCACGCACGGATCGAGGCCGCCGTCCGGGAGATCCTGCTCGCCGTGGGGGAGGACCCCGACCGCGACGGGCTCCTGCACACCCCGGCCCGGGTGGCGCGGTCCTACGCCGAGATCTTCTCCGGGATCGACCAGGACCCGAGCGCGGTGCTCGGCACCACCTTCGACGTCGACCACGACGAGATGATCCTGGTCAAGGACATCGAGCTCTACAGCGTCTGCGAGCATCACCTCGTGCCGTTCCACGGCTCGGCCCACGTCGCCTACATCCCCGGCCCGGACGGCCGGGTGGTCGGCCTGTCCAAGCTGGCGCGGCTCGTCGACGTGTATGCCCGGCGCCCGCAGGTGCAGGAGCGCCTCACCACGCAGGTCGCCGACGCCCTGGTGGACCACCTCGCCCCGCGCGGCGTCCTGGTCGTGGTCGAGGCCGAGCACCTGTGCATGTCGATGCGCGGCGTCCGCCGCCCCGGCGCCCGCACCATCACCTCGACCGTGCGCGGCCACCTGCGCAACCAGGCGACCCGCGCCGAGGCGATGAGCCTGATCACCGGGCGGTAG
- the ftsH gene encoding ATP-dependent zinc metalloprotease FtsH produces MSTAPNKRPKQRPKPSPWMWVFLFLGLGILWYSLLAQSPYSRIDTADALQLIEDGQVAEAVVTPDRIDLTLKEGQPFSSDDVRETEQVQAFYVDARGPQVIEALNENPPSERLNDDPARQNVFVSILVNFLPLLLILALFLWLMTRMQGGGRGVMQFGKSKAKLATKDMPKVTFADVAGSDEAVEELHEIKEFLSEPRKFLEVGAKIPKGVLLYGPPGTGKTLLARAVAGEAGVPFYSISGSDFVEMFVGVGASRVRDLFEQAKENAPAIIFVDEIDAVGRHRGAGLGGGHDEREQTLNQLLVEMDGFDVKTNVILIAATNRPDILDPALLRPGRFDRQIAVEAPDMLGRLHILQVHGKGKPLDDGVDLMAVARRTPGFSGADLANVLNEAALLAARKDQQVVTDGDMDEAIDRVMAGPQKRTRVMSAKEKKITAYHEGGHALVAAAMNHTDPVSKVTILPRGRALGYTMVLPADDKYSTTRNELLDQLAYALGGRVAEEMVFHDPTTGAANDIEKATGLARKMVTQFGMSERVGAVKLGSGGGEVFLGRDMGHERDYSENLAGVVDQEVRRLIEAAHDEAWHALNDNRDILDALVLELLEKETLNAEAIAEVFQDIRKRPVRPVWLSSDARTIHEAGPVLTDAEKRAMSNGHNPLTESDGEDNPPSETVQVPEGGHVDPGHA; encoded by the coding sequence ATGAGCACTGCCCCGAACAAGCGGCCCAAGCAACGGCCGAAGCCCAGCCCCTGGATGTGGGTCTTCCTCTTCCTGGGCCTGGGCATCCTGTGGTACTCGCTGCTCGCGCAGAGCCCCTACAGCCGCATCGACACCGCCGACGCGCTGCAGCTCATCGAGGACGGCCAGGTGGCCGAGGCGGTGGTGACGCCGGACCGCATCGACCTCACGCTCAAGGAGGGCCAGCCCTTCTCCAGCGACGACGTGCGCGAGACCGAGCAGGTCCAGGCCTTCTACGTCGACGCGCGCGGCCCGCAGGTCATCGAGGCGCTCAACGAGAACCCGCCCTCGGAGCGGCTCAACGACGACCCGGCCCGGCAGAACGTCTTCGTCTCGATCCTGGTCAACTTCCTGCCGCTGCTGCTCATCCTGGCGCTCTTCCTCTGGCTCATGACCCGGATGCAGGGCGGCGGCCGCGGCGTCATGCAGTTCGGCAAGTCCAAGGCCAAGCTCGCGACCAAGGACATGCCCAAGGTCACCTTCGCCGACGTCGCCGGGTCGGACGAGGCGGTCGAGGAGCTGCACGAGATCAAGGAGTTCCTCTCCGAGCCGCGCAAGTTCCTCGAGGTCGGCGCCAAGATCCCCAAGGGCGTCCTGCTCTACGGCCCTCCCGGCACCGGCAAGACGCTGCTGGCGCGCGCGGTCGCCGGCGAGGCGGGCGTGCCGTTCTACTCCATCTCCGGCTCGGACTTCGTCGAGATGTTCGTCGGTGTCGGCGCCTCCCGCGTCCGTGACCTCTTCGAGCAGGCCAAGGAGAACGCCCCGGCCATCATCTTCGTCGACGAGATCGACGCGGTCGGCCGCCACCGTGGTGCCGGTCTCGGCGGCGGTCACGACGAGCGCGAGCAGACCCTCAACCAGCTGCTCGTCGAGATGGACGGCTTCGACGTCAAGACCAACGTCATCCTCATCGCCGCGACCAACCGCCCGGACATCCTCGACCCGGCGCTGCTGCGCCCGGGCCGCTTCGACCGGCAGATCGCGGTCGAGGCCCCGGACATGCTCGGCCGGCTGCACATCCTGCAGGTGCACGGCAAGGGCAAGCCGCTGGACGACGGCGTCGACCTCATGGCCGTCGCCCGCCGGACGCCGGGCTTCTCCGGCGCCGACCTGGCCAATGTCCTCAACGAGGCGGCCCTGCTGGCCGCCCGCAAGGACCAGCAGGTCGTCACCGACGGCGACATGGACGAGGCGATCGACCGCGTCATGGCCGGGCCGCAGAAGCGCACCCGGGTCATGAGCGCCAAGGAGAAGAAGATCACCGCCTACCACGAGGGCGGGCACGCGCTCGTGGCCGCGGCGATGAACCACACCGACCCGGTGAGCAAGGTGACGATCCTGCCCCGCGGCCGTGCCCTCGGCTACACGATGGTCCTGCCGGCGGACGACAAGTACTCCACCACCCGCAACGAGCTGCTCGACCAGCTCGCCTACGCCCTCGGCGGCCGGGTGGCCGAGGAGATGGTCTTCCACGACCCGACCACGGGCGCGGCCAACGACATCGAGAAGGCGACCGGCCTGGCCCGCAAGATGGTGACGCAGTTCGGTATGTCCGAGCGCGTCGGGGCGGTCAAGCTCGGCTCCGGCGGCGGCGAGGTCTTCCTCGGCCGCGACATGGGCCACGAGCGGGACTACTCCGAGAACCTCGCGGGCGTCGTCGACCAGGAGGTGCGCCGGCTCATCGAGGCCGCGCACGACGAGGCGTGGCACGCCCTCAACGACAACCGCGACATCCTCGACGCGCTCGTGCTCGAGCTGCTGGAGAAGGAGACGCTCAACGCCGAGGCGATCGCCGAGGTCTTCCAGGACATCCGCAAGCGGCCGGTCCGCCCGGTCTGGCTCTCCTCCGACGCGCGCACCATCCACGAGGCCGGGCCGGTGCTCACCGACGCCGAGAAGCGGGCGATGTCCAACGGCCACAACCCGCTCACCGAGTCCGACGGCGAGGACAACCCGCCCTCCGAGACGGTCCAGGTGCCCGAAGGCGGCCATGTCGACCCCGGGCACGCCTGA
- the tilS gene encoding tRNA lysidine(34) synthetase TilS, producing MPGPPAAVAAARLAVRRWLEDTGPAPDSLVLVACSGGADSLALAAATGFVAPRAGLRAGAIVVDHGLQDGSAAVAARAAEQCRELLPTGSPVEVQRVHVPAGPAGPEGQARAERYAVLVDAAQRLGASAVLTGHTRDDQAEQVLLGLARGSGARALAGMPASRSFGGTRILLGRPFLGGRRSRRAGPDGGITREHTERVCAELGLDPWSDPHNEVDDYARVRARRALQLLEDELGPGLATNLARSADLLRDDADALDAAAQEAYRSLGAPPWPVAGLAALEPAVRTRLYRRCAREAGSSGTDLTSEHLLAVDALVTDWHGQGPLHLPGGVRAGRGEDGVWLRGRT from the coding sequence ATGCCCGGCCCGCCCGCGGCCGTGGCCGCGGCGCGTCTCGCGGTGCGGCGCTGGCTGGAGGACACCGGGCCGGCGCCGGACTCCCTCGTCCTGGTCGCGTGCTCCGGGGGCGCCGACTCGCTCGCGCTCGCGGCCGCCACCGGTTTCGTGGCCCCACGAGCGGGTCTGCGGGCCGGTGCGATCGTCGTGGACCACGGGCTGCAGGACGGGTCCGCCGCGGTCGCGGCCCGGGCGGCCGAGCAGTGCCGGGAGCTGCTGCCGACGGGGTCCCCGGTGGAGGTCCAGCGGGTGCACGTCCCGGCCGGCCCGGCCGGCCCGGAGGGGCAGGCGCGCGCCGAGAGGTACGCCGTCCTTGTCGACGCGGCGCAGCGCCTCGGCGCGTCGGCCGTGCTGACGGGCCACACGCGGGACGACCAGGCCGAGCAGGTGCTCCTGGGCCTGGCTCGCGGGTCGGGCGCACGGGCGCTGGCGGGCATGCCGGCCTCCCGGTCCTTCGGCGGCACGAGGATCCTCCTGGGCCGTCCCTTCCTCGGTGGCCGGCGCAGCCGCCGGGCCGGGCCGGACGGGGGGATCACCCGGGAGCACACGGAGCGGGTCTGCGCCGAGCTGGGGCTCGACCCCTGGAGCGACCCGCACAACGAGGTCGACGACTACGCCCGGGTGCGCGCCCGCCGCGCCCTGCAGCTGCTCGAGGACGAGCTCGGCCCCGGCCTCGCGACGAACCTCGCCCGCTCCGCCGACCTGCTCCGGGACGACGCCGACGCGCTCGACGCCGCCGCGCAGGAGGCATACCGGAGCCTGGGTGCGCCGCCGTGGCCGGTCGCGGGGCTGGCCGCGCTGGAGCCCGCGGTGCGGACGCGGCTCTACCGGCGCTGCGCGCGGGAGGCCGGCAGCTCCGGCACCGACCTCACCAGCGAGCACCTGCTCGCCGTCGACGCCCTCGTCACCGACTGGCACGGCCAGGGCCCGCTGCACCTGCCCGGCGGGGTCCGGGCGGGACGCGGGGAGGACGGTGTGTGGTTGCGCGGGAGGACGTAG
- a CDS encoding LLM class flavin-dependent oxidoreductase: MTHVGVIFPPDQPPERLREVAQAAEAAGLDELWLWEDCFKEAGISAAAAALAWTTRLKVGVALLPVPLRNVTLTAMEIATLARLFPGRFLPAVGHGVLDWMGQAGARVESPMTLLREYVEALQALLASETVTASGRYVRLDAVALDWPPEQVPPVLVGAYRPKTLALAGELGDGVVVDRAEALPDAVAQVRAAREAAGRDGEPEVLVFQTVSVGTPAETVAEQIRERAAEGAHRVALAVVPTEGAPPEAGPALVDVLPVLGRAAEQVRDGRQL, encoded by the coding sequence ATGACGCATGTCGGGGTGATCTTCCCGCCGGACCAGCCGCCGGAGCGGCTCCGCGAGGTGGCCCAGGCCGCCGAGGCCGCGGGGCTGGACGAGCTGTGGTTGTGGGAGGACTGCTTCAAGGAGGCGGGGATCTCGGCAGCGGCCGCGGCCCTGGCCTGGACCACCCGGCTCAAGGTCGGGGTGGCGCTGCTGCCGGTGCCGCTGCGCAACGTCACGCTCACCGCCATGGAGATCGCCACGCTGGCCCGCCTCTTCCCCGGCCGCTTCCTGCCCGCCGTGGGCCACGGCGTCCTGGACTGGATGGGGCAGGCAGGGGCGCGGGTGGAGTCCCCGATGACCCTGCTGCGCGAGTACGTCGAGGCGCTGCAGGCCCTGCTCGCGAGCGAGACGGTGACGGCCTCCGGCCGCTACGTCCGGCTCGACGCGGTGGCGCTGGACTGGCCGCCCGAGCAGGTGCCGCCGGTGCTGGTCGGCGCCTACCGGCCGAAGACGCTGGCGCTGGCCGGCGAGCTGGGCGACGGCGTCGTGGTCGACCGTGCCGAGGCGCTGCCGGACGCGGTGGCGCAGGTCCGGGCCGCCCGGGAGGCGGCCGGACGCGACGGGGAGCCGGAGGTGCTGGTCTTCCAGACCGTGAGCGTGGGGACGCCGGCGGAGACGGTCGCCGAGCAGATCCGGGAGCGGGCCGCCGAGGGCGCCCACCGCGTGGCGCTCGCCGTCGTGCCGACAGAGGGTGCCCCGCCGGAGGCCGGGCCCGCCCTCGTGGACGTGCTGCCGGTGCTCGGCCGCGCGGCGGAGCAGGTCAGGGACGGACGTCAGCTGTAG
- a CDS encoding DUF3180 family protein — protein MDGVRVRTGVVVAVLAGMASWLLLQVVRSLGGAYPVISWLGLVPLVAVTLLVLVMCRQIRRYLQGRGTLRPSPQRGRGTLVGAQAAALGGAALLGWYAANALVHLPNADVPSERVQLVWGVVHAVAALALAAAGFVGQAWCRIPPTEHDDDDDDGVADGDLAYG, from the coding sequence ATGGACGGCGTGCGTGTGCGCACCGGCGTGGTCGTCGCCGTGCTCGCCGGGATGGCCAGCTGGCTGCTGCTGCAGGTGGTGCGCTCCCTCGGCGGGGCATACCCGGTGATCTCCTGGCTCGGGCTCGTGCCCCTCGTGGCCGTGACGCTGCTCGTGCTCGTCATGTGCCGGCAGATCCGACGCTACCTGCAGGGCAGGGGGACGCTGCGGCCCAGCCCGCAGCGCGGGCGCGGGACCCTCGTGGGTGCCCAGGCGGCGGCGCTGGGCGGTGCCGCGCTGCTCGGCTGGTATGCCGCGAACGCGCTGGTCCACCTGCCCAACGCCGACGTGCCGAGCGAGCGGGTGCAGCTGGTCTGGGGCGTGGTCCACGCGGTGGCGGCGCTCGCGCTCGCCGCCGCCGGCTTCGTCGGGCAGGCGTGGTGCCGCATCCCGCCGACCGAGCACGACGACGATGACGACGACGGCGTGGCCGACGGGGACCTCGCCTACGGCTGA
- the folB gene encoding dihydroneopterin aldolase, which produces MRAGDEIRLTGVRARGHHGVLEHERREGQDFVVDVTMELDLRPAGTTDELARTVHYGEVAADVVAVVEGEPRDLIETVAEEIAATVLARPLVETVEVTVHKPQAPVGVPFGDVAVVVRRRTDVPVVIAVGANLAGTDGAEPAATVRAAVQRLRRLRGLRGVRTSRSFVTAPVGGEAVAGQPDYVNAVALARTSRSPASLLADLHRVEDDFGRTREARWGARTLDLDLVQYGDPAAGTDVVGEEDALLLPHPRAHERAFVLVPWAEIDAAATLRRGEDVVAVRELIPAVEDQPVRPMEEDR; this is translated from the coding sequence ATGAGGGCGGGCGACGAGATCCGGCTCACCGGCGTGCGCGCCCGGGGTCACCACGGCGTCCTCGAGCACGAGCGGCGCGAGGGCCAGGACTTCGTCGTCGACGTGACGATGGAGCTCGACCTGCGCCCAGCGGGCACGACCGACGAGCTGGCCCGCACCGTCCACTACGGGGAGGTCGCCGCCGACGTCGTCGCTGTCGTCGAGGGCGAGCCGCGCGACCTCATCGAGACCGTGGCCGAGGAGATCGCCGCGACGGTGCTCGCGCGGCCGCTCGTCGAGACGGTCGAGGTGACGGTGCACAAGCCGCAGGCCCCGGTGGGGGTGCCCTTCGGCGACGTCGCCGTCGTGGTGCGCCGCCGCACGGACGTGCCCGTCGTCATCGCGGTCGGCGCCAACCTCGCCGGGACCGACGGTGCCGAGCCGGCCGCGACCGTGCGGGCGGCCGTCCAGCGGCTGCGCCGGCTGCGCGGGCTGCGTGGCGTGCGCACCTCCCGCTCCTTCGTCACCGCCCCGGTCGGGGGCGAGGCCGTCGCCGGCCAGCCGGACTACGTCAACGCCGTCGCCCTCGCGCGCACCAGCCGCTCGCCCGCCTCGCTGCTCGCGGACCTGCACCGGGTCGAGGACGACTTCGGCCGCACCCGCGAGGCCCGGTGGGGCGCCCGCACGCTCGACCTGGACCTCGTGCAGTACGGCGACCCCGCCGCGGGCACCGACGTCGTCGGCGAGGAGGACGCTCTGCTGCTGCCGCACCCGCGCGCCCACGAGCGCGCCTTCGTCCTCGTCCCCTGGGCCGAGATCGACGCCGCGGCGACGCTGCGCCGGGGTGAGGACGTCGTGGCGGTGCGCGAGCTCATACCGGCGGTCGAGGACCAGCCCGTGCGCCCGATGGAGGAGGACCGGTGA
- a CDS encoding class I SAM-dependent methyltransferase, whose protein sequence is MSERDPQVPIEPTPGVRDTTLWPGLEDPEHSRWYVDRFRTMAADGQDLQGESRLVDVLAPRGARLLDAGCGPGRHGGHLARLGHTVVGVDIDPALIRAAREDYPGATWLVGDLATLDLAALGEPEPFDGALVAGNVMDFVAEPHRGEVLSRLRAHLRAGGFLVVGCRVVRGFTPAHLDAATGAAGLRLEHRFATWDLRPWHTDADFCVSVLRA, encoded by the coding sequence ATGAGCGAGCGCGACCCGCAGGTCCCGATCGAGCCGACGCCCGGCGTGCGGGACACCACGCTGTGGCCCGGGCTGGAGGACCCCGAGCACTCGCGGTGGTACGTCGACCGGTTCCGGACGATGGCCGCCGACGGGCAGGACCTGCAGGGCGAGTCGCGGCTGGTGGACGTGCTCGCGCCGCGCGGCGCCCGGCTGCTGGACGCCGGGTGCGGGCCCGGGCGGCACGGCGGTCACCTGGCCCGGCTCGGGCATACCGTCGTCGGCGTCGACATCGACCCGGCGCTCATCCGGGCGGCGCGCGAGGACTACCCCGGCGCCACCTGGCTCGTGGGCGATCTCGCCACGCTCGACCTGGCGGCCCTCGGCGAGCCCGAGCCCTTCGACGGGGCGCTGGTCGCCGGCAACGTCATGGACTTCGTGGCCGAGCCGCACCGGGGCGAGGTGCTCTCCCGGCTACGGGCCCACTTGCGCGCCGGCGGCTTCCTCGTCGTCGGCTGCCGGGTGGTCCGCGGCTTCACCCCGGCCCACCTCGACGCGGCGACCGGGGCCGCCGGGCTGCGCCTCGAGCACCGCTTCGCCACCTGGGACCTGCGCCCCTGGCATACCGACGCCGACTTCTGCGTCAGCGTGCTGCGCGCCTGA
- the folP gene encoding dihydropteroate synthase: protein MGVVNVTPDSFSDGGRWLDTDVAVARGQELAAQGAQIVDVGGESTRPGSTRPPEQEEAERVLPVVSALAQQGYAVSVDTMRAGVAEAALRAGAVLVNDVSGGLGDARMGPMIAETGARYVVMHWRGLLSDASATHHYDDVVGEVCAELSARVEELVGQGVRTEQLVLDPGFGFSKDAGHNWTLLAGLDRVVALGLPVLVGTSRKRFLGRLPTRPGEDPAEGAEPTPPEQRDAATAATSLLAAQAGAWAVRVHEVPPTRDALAVWQLTQGAAR, encoded by the coding sequence ATGGGGGTGGTCAACGTCACCCCCGACTCGTTCTCCGACGGGGGGCGCTGGCTCGACACGGACGTCGCCGTCGCGCGCGGGCAGGAGCTCGCGGCGCAGGGGGCGCAGATCGTCGACGTAGGAGGCGAGTCCACGCGGCCGGGCAGCACGCGACCGCCGGAGCAGGAGGAGGCCGAGCGGGTCCTGCCGGTCGTCTCCGCCCTCGCGCAGCAGGGGTATGCCGTCTCCGTCGACACCATGCGCGCCGGCGTCGCGGAGGCGGCGCTGCGGGCCGGGGCGGTGCTCGTCAACGACGTCTCCGGCGGGCTGGGGGACGCGCGGATGGGGCCGATGATCGCCGAGACCGGCGCCCGCTACGTCGTCATGCACTGGCGCGGGCTGCTCAGCGACGCCTCCGCCACGCACCACTACGACGACGTCGTGGGGGAGGTCTGTGCCGAGCTCTCGGCGCGGGTCGAGGAGCTGGTCGGCCAGGGCGTGCGCACCGAGCAGCTCGTGCTCGACCCGGGCTTCGGCTTCTCCAAGGACGCAGGCCACAACTGGACGCTGCTGGCGGGGCTGGACCGGGTCGTGGCGCTCGGGCTGCCGGTGCTGGTCGGGACCTCCCGCAAGCGCTTCCTCGGTCGCCTGCCGACCCGCCCGGGCGAGGATCCGGCGGAGGGCGCCGAGCCCACCCCGCCCGAGCAGCGCGACGCCGCGACAGCGGCGACCAGCCTGCTCGCCGCGCAGGCGGGGGCCTGGGCGGTGCGGGTGCACGAGGTGCCGCCGACGCGGGACGCGCTCGCGGTCTGGCAGCTGACGCAGGGGGCGGCGCGATGA
- the hpt gene encoding hypoxanthine phosphoribosyltransferase: MDAEHMGDDLAEVLLTEEDIHGRLEELAEEVWADYHDKDVLLVGVLKGAIMVMADFMRALPGSAEVDWMAVSSYGSGTKSSGVVRILKDLDTDITDRHVLIVEDIIDSGLTLSWIRTNLLSRGPASLEICTLLRKPTAAKVEIDTRYVGFDIPEAFVVGYGLDYDEKYRNLRVIGTLAPHVYS, translated from the coding sequence GTGGACGCCGAGCACATGGGTGACGACCTGGCCGAGGTGCTGCTGACCGAGGAGGACATCCACGGACGGCTCGAGGAGCTGGCCGAGGAGGTCTGGGCCGACTACCACGACAAGGACGTCCTGCTCGTCGGCGTGCTCAAGGGGGCCATCATGGTGATGGCCGACTTCATGCGCGCGCTGCCGGGCTCGGCGGAGGTGGACTGGATGGCCGTCTCGAGCTACGGCTCGGGCACCAAGAGCAGCGGTGTCGTGCGGATCCTCAAGGACCTCGACACCGACATCACCGACCGGCACGTGCTCATCGTCGAGGACATCATCGACTCCGGCCTGACCCTGTCGTGGATCCGGACCAACCTGCTCTCGCGCGGTCCGGCGAGCCTGGAGATCTGCACCCTCCTGCGCAAGCCCACCGCGGCCAAGGTCGAGATCGACACCCGCTACGTCGGGTTCGACATCCCCGAGGCCTTCGTCGTCGGCTACGGGCTGGACTACGACGAGAAGTACCGCAACCTGCGGGTCATCGGCACCCTCGCCCCGCACGTCTACAGCTGA
- a CDS encoding NADH-quinone oxidoreductase subunit D translates to MSTRDLDVSLGATGVGGLSTTEMVLNIGPQHPATHGVLRLRITADGERITAAEPVIGYMHRGAEKLFEVRDYRQIMVLANRHDWLSAFNNEVGVALTVEHLLEMEVPERATWTRTLLCELGRVLNHLMFLGSYPHELGAITPMFYAFREREEIQAVMEEYSGGRMHFMATRVGGLLHDLPEGWLDRVDAAVASVRSRLPDLVGLVLGNEILQARTRGVGVLDLDQVLAYGVSGPIARASGLDVDLRRDEPYLAYAELFGEDGPGRVVTREAGDCLARLEVLVEQVEVSLDLVLACTARLRELGPGPVSTRLPKKLKVPAGEHYCASENPLGFNGYYLVSRGDTVPHRLKLRSASFNNVQVLREMLPGAVVADMVAILGSMFFVVGDIDK, encoded by the coding sequence GTGAGCACCCGCGACCTGGACGTGAGCCTCGGCGCCACCGGCGTCGGCGGGCTCTCCACCACCGAGATGGTGCTCAACATCGGCCCCCAGCACCCGGCCACCCACGGCGTGCTGCGGCTGCGCATCACCGCGGACGGCGAGCGGATCACCGCCGCCGAGCCGGTCATCGGCTACATGCACCGCGGCGCGGAGAAGCTCTTCGAGGTCCGCGACTACCGGCAGATCATGGTGCTGGCGAACCGGCACGACTGGCTGTCCGCCTTCAACAACGAGGTGGGTGTCGCGCTCACCGTCGAGCACCTGCTCGAGATGGAGGTCCCCGAGCGCGCGACCTGGACCCGCACCCTGCTGTGCGAGCTCGGGCGCGTGCTCAACCACCTGATGTTCCTCGGCTCCTACCCGCACGAGCTCGGGGCGATCACCCCGATGTTCTACGCCTTCCGCGAGCGCGAGGAGATCCAGGCGGTCATGGAGGAGTACTCCGGCGGCCGGATGCACTTCATGGCGACGCGGGTCGGGGGGCTGCTGCACGACCTGCCGGAGGGCTGGCTGGACCGGGTCGACGCAGCCGTGGCCTCGGTGCGCTCCCGGCTCCCCGACCTCGTCGGGCTGGTGCTGGGCAACGAGATCCTGCAGGCCCGCACCCGTGGGGTGGGGGTGCTGGACCTGGACCAGGTGCTGGCCTACGGCGTCTCGGGGCCGATCGCCCGGGCCTCGGGGCTGGACGTCGACCTGCGGCGGGACGAGCCCTACCTCGCGTATGCCGAGCTCTTCGGCGAGGACGGCCCCGGGCGCGTGGTGACCCGGGAGGCCGGCGACTGCCTCGCCCGGCTGGAGGTGCTGGTCGAGCAGGTCGAGGTGAGCCTGGACCTCGTGCTGGCCTGCACCGCCCGGCTGCGCGAGCTCGGGCCCGGGCCGGTCAGCACCCGGCTGCCGAAGAAGCTCAAGGTCCCGGCCGGCGAACACTACTGCGCGAGCGAGAACCCGCTGGGCTTCAACGGCTACTACCTCGTGAGCCGCGGCGACACCGTGCCGCACCGGCTCAAGCTGCGCTCGGCGTCCTTCAACAACGTCCAGGTGCTGCGCGAGATGCTGCCCGGCGCGGTCGTCGCCGACATGGTGGCGATCCTGGGCTCGATGTTCTTCGTCGTCGGGGACATCGACAAGTAG